In one Bosea sp. RAC05 genomic region, the following are encoded:
- a CDS encoding GNAT family N-acetyltransferase, with the protein MIAAAHIDPIKALPAPVPVHDTLPRDDEIAIAIVDSPIAFLAMQAEWEALFARAGQPHQVFQSHAVLRHWMRHYLDSRTSLSIITGRRRGRLVMAWPLIRQRRFGVVSLRFMGVPVAQFGDVLIEPAECDGSLMQAGWDCLQRLDADVLDLRKLRADSALMRSGLVAGAVLRERLEAPFADLTFRVGPDGPSKAYASRERSNHRRRLRRLSERGVIAFGTVEPGPEAARLAVIAVAMKRASLLRHGIVAPTIADQRFSAFFHDLAGDAAGGSPLHITMITCDGAPIGLDLALDCKGTSFGHVIATHPEHERGGVGGILVHHSFASAKRRGNAIFDLLAPADAYKHEHADGLTAVSDLVLPLSWNGRLAANYGMLNWRPFLKQALRRLPSPLTRRLAAWSYGGKS; encoded by the coding sequence TTGATCGCAGCAGCCCACATCGACCCGATCAAGGCATTGCCCGCGCCTGTCCCGGTGCACGATACCCTGCCGCGCGACGACGAGATCGCGATCGCGATCGTGGACAGTCCGATCGCATTCTTGGCGATGCAGGCCGAATGGGAAGCCCTGTTCGCGCGCGCTGGCCAGCCTCATCAGGTTTTCCAGAGCCATGCGGTTCTGCGGCACTGGATGCGGCACTACCTCGATTCGCGCACCAGTCTGAGCATCATCACCGGACGACGCCGGGGGCGTTTAGTCATGGCCTGGCCGTTGATCCGCCAGCGCCGTTTCGGCGTGGTCAGCCTGCGCTTCATGGGCGTTCCTGTGGCGCAGTTCGGCGATGTTCTCATCGAGCCTGCCGAGTGCGATGGGTCTCTGATGCAGGCCGGCTGGGACTGCCTGCAAAGGCTCGATGCGGACGTCCTGGACCTACGCAAGCTACGCGCCGATTCGGCACTCATGCGCTCGGGCCTCGTCGCCGGCGCAGTCCTGCGCGAGCGGCTTGAGGCCCCCTTTGCCGATCTCACCTTTCGGGTCGGGCCCGATGGACCAAGCAAGGCCTATGCATCCCGGGAGCGGTCCAACCATCGGCGCCGGTTGCGGCGGCTCTCAGAACGTGGAGTGATCGCCTTTGGGACGGTGGAGCCCGGGCCGGAGGCGGCCCGGCTTGCCGTCATCGCGGTGGCGATGAAGCGGGCTTCGCTTCTGCGCCATGGCATCGTGGCGCCGACGATCGCAGATCAGCGCTTCTCGGCGTTCTTCCACGATCTCGCTGGCGACGCCGCCGGCGGTTCGCCGCTGCACATAACGATGATCACCTGCGACGGCGCGCCGATCGGGCTCGACCTGGCCCTGGATTGTAAGGGCACCAGCTTCGGCCACGTCATCGCCACGCATCCCGAGCATGAGCGTGGGGGGGTCGGCGGAATTCTGGTGCATCACAGCTTCGCCTCCGCCAAACGTCGCGGTAACGCCATCTTTGACTTGCTAGCGCCGGCTGACGCCTACAAGCACGAGCATGCCGACGGCCTGACGGCCGTGAGCGACTTGGTACTGCCTTTGTCCTGGAATGGCCGGCTGGCAGCTAATTATGGGATGCTGAACTGGAGGCCCTTCCTCAAACAGGCCTTGCGACGCCTACCGTCGCCGCTGACACGAAGATTGGCCGCCTGGTCGTATGGCGGGAAGAGCTAA
- a CDS encoding S10 family peptidase, whose amino-acid sequence MRIPPPILLLLTACLAAAPLPRGTDAASQETGSPVQAQGRPAAQESRPQGQPDARSTVQNQLLPQPSVTRHEIVLPGRTLRYTATAGSLPVRDQDGRTLAEIAYIAYVLDHETGSASPPRPVSFAFNGGPGAASAYLNLGLMGPRRLPFGRQGDGPSMPPVPIDNAETWLDFTDLVFIDPVGTGYSRFASSGDDARRLLWSVEGDYRSLSRFIGNWLRLNDRLASPKYLVGESYGGFRAPKVASELQSADGVGVSGIVMISPVLDFTFQRDARGSPLSWVVSLPGMAAVRLERDGKLSRQALAAVEAYASGAYLADLLKGPRDRQAVERMSDQVAALTGLDRGLVLRMGGKVDAGTFLRELDRPSGRVGSPYDGAVTGFDPNPDASRSRAPDAVLDAITAPLTSAMLRHYAGDLKWRPEGRYMLLNEDTSRRWSYGQGRGDRESMRELGGALALDPGLKVIVAHGFTDLVTPYFETKLLLDQLPTFGDSARVKLELLPGGHMFYSRDKSRIGFRASVRQMMDPTAE is encoded by the coding sequence ATGAGAATTCCTCCACCAATCCTTCTGCTGCTCACCGCTTGTCTGGCCGCGGCCCCTTTGCCGCGCGGCACCGACGCGGCGTCGCAGGAGACGGGGTCGCCGGTTCAAGCGCAGGGACGGCCTGCCGCGCAGGAATCACGGCCGCAGGGGCAACCGGACGCGCGGTCAACCGTCCAGAACCAGCTTCTGCCGCAGCCCTCCGTCACCCGGCACGAGATCGTGCTGCCCGGCCGCACGCTGCGCTATACGGCGACCGCCGGCTCACTGCCGGTGCGCGACCAGGATGGGCGGACGCTCGCAGAGATCGCCTACATCGCCTATGTGCTGGATCACGAGACTGGCTCAGCCTCGCCGCCGCGTCCTGTCAGCTTCGCCTTCAATGGCGGTCCGGGCGCGGCGTCGGCCTACCTTAACCTCGGCCTGATGGGGCCTAGACGCCTGCCGTTCGGACGGCAGGGCGACGGGCCGTCCATGCCGCCGGTCCCGATCGACAATGCCGAGACCTGGCTCGATTTTACCGACCTCGTCTTCATTGATCCCGTGGGGACCGGCTACAGCCGCTTTGCGTCCTCAGGCGACGATGCGCGCCGGCTGCTCTGGTCGGTCGAGGGCGACTACCGGTCCCTGTCCCGGTTCATCGGCAACTGGCTGCGGCTGAACGACCGTCTGGCCTCGCCGAAATACCTGGTCGGCGAGAGCTATGGCGGCTTCCGCGCTCCCAAGGTTGCTAGCGAGTTGCAAAGCGCCGACGGCGTCGGCGTCTCTGGCATCGTGATGATCTCGCCGGTGCTCGATTTCACTTTTCAGCGCGACGCTCGCGGCTCGCCGCTGAGCTGGGTGGTCTCGCTGCCCGGCATGGCGGCCGTCCGGCTGGAGCGCGATGGCAAGCTATCACGCCAAGCGCTTGCTGCAGTCGAAGCCTACGCCTCGGGCGCCTACCTTGCCGATCTGCTAAAAGGCCCCCGCGATCGGCAGGCGGTGGAGCGGATGTCCGACCAGGTCGCGGCGCTGACTGGACTCGATCGCGGCCTGGTCCTGCGGATGGGCGGCAAGGTCGATGCCGGCACCTTCCTGCGCGAACTCGATCGCCCAAGCGGACGGGTCGGCAGCCCTTACGATGGCGCAGTGACCGGCTTTGACCCCAATCCGGACGCAAGCCGTAGCCGAGCCCCCGACGCCGTGCTCGACGCCATCACCGCGCCGCTGACGAGCGCCATGCTGAGACATTACGCTGGCGACCTGAAATGGCGTCCCGAGGGCCGCTATATGTTGTTGAATGAAGATACGAGCCGCCGCTGGAGCTACGGCCAGGGCAGGGGCGACCGCGAATCCATGCGCGAACTGGGCGGTGCGCTGGCGCTCGACCCGGGTCTAAAGGTCATCGTCGCTCACGGGTTCACCGATCTGGTGACACCGTACTTCGAGACGAAGCTTCTACTGGATCAATTGCCTACCTTCGGCGACTCCGCCCG